A single region of the Portunus trituberculatus isolate SZX2019 chromosome 29, ASM1759143v1, whole genome shotgun sequence genome encodes:
- the LOC123510638 gene encoding uncharacterized protein LOC123510638 isoform X1 yields MGSSNFSTPGEKNTYLQKSDRKVLMMTMMTSRAAEIWACHVIFLLFLTLRAGEALRISGMEVPRVVVSGSSVQLVCNYEYNREREDPLYSVKWYRNVNQFYEYIPKREPQVRVYPLPNLNVDERGSTQATVLLKGVTRASSGTFRCEVMGDKPLFETDDKAKNMTVVDIPAWGPELTGVIHKGIGGVGEMGGGGRGEQATREDVTQGSRVRPGDVMSVRCLLGHSDPQAVVTWLVNSRPPPPPHTHLRVLTNSDEENGQRIQISELEAVVTEAWFVRGALSLTCHARVSTVYHSNATITLLHADHPKPAGFGWFSAASTPQDSLLLHLLLPLLFLL; encoded by the exons ATGGGAAGCTCTAATTTTTCAACACCTGGAGAGAAAAACACATACCTACAGAAAAGCGACC gcaaagtgctgatgatgacaatgatgacgtCACGAGCAGCGGAGATCTGGGCCTGTCACGTGATCTTCCTACTGTTTCTGACACTGAGGg CAGGTGAAGCCCTTAGGATTTCAGGTATGGAGGTTCCCAGAGTGGTGGTGTCCGGGTCCTCGGTGCAGCTGGTGTGTAACTACGAAtacaacagagagagggaggacccGCTGTATTCCGTTAAGTGGTACAGGAACGTGAATCAGTTTTATGAGTATATACCGAAGAGGGAGCCCCAAGTCAGAGTGTATCCGCTTCCCAACCTTAATGTGGAT GAGAGAGGCAGCACGCAGGCCACGGTTCTCCTGAAGGGCGTAACGCGGGCCTCCTCAGGGACCTTCCGTTGTGAAGTGATGGGGGACAAGCCCTTATTTGAGACTGATGATAAGGCGAAGAATATGACAGTCGTGG ACATACCAGCATGGGGACCTGAACTGACGGGCGTGATACACAAAGGCATAGGCGGTGTGGGCGAGATGGGCGGCGGAGGGCGTGGAGAGCAAGCAACGCGGGAGGATGTCACTCAAGGCTCCAGAGTTCGTCCAGGTGATGTTATGTCCGTCAGATGTCTCTTAGGCCACTCTGACCCCCAAGCTGTGGTCACCTGGCTGGTTAATTCACGTCCCCCTccgcccccccacacacacctccgGGTCCTCACCAACAGCGACGAGGAGAACGGCCAACGCATCCAGATTTCG GAGCTTGAGGCGGTGGTGACGGAGGCTTGGTTCGTACGGGGCGCCCTCTCCCTGACCTGCCACGCTCGTGTTTCtaccgtctaccacagcaacgCCACCATCACGCTACTTCACGCCGACCATCCGAAGCCAGCCGGGTTTGGATGGTTCTCCGCGG cttccacCCCACAAGACTCCCTACTGCTGCATCTACTTCTCccgctgctgttcctgctgtga
- the LOC123510638 gene encoding uncharacterized protein LOC123510638 isoform X2, with protein MGSSNFSTPGEKNTYLQKSDRKVLMMTMMTSRAAEIWACHVIFLLFLTLRGEALRISGMEVPRVVVSGSSVQLVCNYEYNREREDPLYSVKWYRNVNQFYEYIPKREPQVRVYPLPNLNVDERGSTQATVLLKGVTRASSGTFRCEVMGDKPLFETDDKAKNMTVVDIPAWGPELTGVIHKGIGGVGEMGGGGRGEQATREDVTQGSRVRPGDVMSVRCLLGHSDPQAVVTWLVNSRPPPPPHTHLRVLTNSDEENGQRIQISELEAVVTEAWFVRGALSLTCHARVSTVYHSNATITLLHADHPKPAGFGWFSAASTPQDSLLLHLLLPLLFLL; from the exons ATGGGAAGCTCTAATTTTTCAACACCTGGAGAGAAAAACACATACCTACAGAAAAGCGACC gcaaagtgctgatgatgacaatgatgacgtCACGAGCAGCGGAGATCTGGGCCTGTCACGTGATCTTCCTACTGTTTCTGACACTGAGGg GTGAAGCCCTTAGGATTTCAGGTATGGAGGTTCCCAGAGTGGTGGTGTCCGGGTCCTCGGTGCAGCTGGTGTGTAACTACGAAtacaacagagagagggaggacccGCTGTATTCCGTTAAGTGGTACAGGAACGTGAATCAGTTTTATGAGTATATACCGAAGAGGGAGCCCCAAGTCAGAGTGTATCCGCTTCCCAACCTTAATGTGGAT GAGAGAGGCAGCACGCAGGCCACGGTTCTCCTGAAGGGCGTAACGCGGGCCTCCTCAGGGACCTTCCGTTGTGAAGTGATGGGGGACAAGCCCTTATTTGAGACTGATGATAAGGCGAAGAATATGACAGTCGTGG ACATACCAGCATGGGGACCTGAACTGACGGGCGTGATACACAAAGGCATAGGCGGTGTGGGCGAGATGGGCGGCGGAGGGCGTGGAGAGCAAGCAACGCGGGAGGATGTCACTCAAGGCTCCAGAGTTCGTCCAGGTGATGTTATGTCCGTCAGATGTCTCTTAGGCCACTCTGACCCCCAAGCTGTGGTCACCTGGCTGGTTAATTCACGTCCCCCTccgcccccccacacacacctccgGGTCCTCACCAACAGCGACGAGGAGAACGGCCAACGCATCCAGATTTCG GAGCTTGAGGCGGTGGTGACGGAGGCTTGGTTCGTACGGGGCGCCCTCTCCCTGACCTGCCACGCTCGTGTTTCtaccgtctaccacagcaacgCCACCATCACGCTACTTCACGCCGACCATCCGAAGCCAGCCGGGTTTGGATGGTTCTCCGCGG cttccacCCCACAAGACTCCCTACTGCTGCATCTACTTCTCccgctgctgttcctgctgtga